The following are encoded together in the Capsulimonas corticalis genome:
- the polA gene encoding DNA polymerase I, whose translation MPETLYLIDGYAQIFRSYFAIRGGMTSSVTGEPTQAVFGFTGMLLKLFSVFNPHYVVVAIDAPGKTFRDEMFPEYKATRNPTPEDLTAQIPRVLEMIELFGIPAISKPGLEADDVIATIVQRILDNPEYNDVQIRIVSKDKDLEQLLGDRVAMFDIHTDTTIDVPALLANKGVTPEQVIDVLALTGDTVDNVPGVPGIGPKTAVQLVQEFGSIDGILANLDKIKGKKRENLEAAAAHLPLSRALVTLMRDAEFDFSLEDARVSPPRLDKIIPIFQQLGFNRYQTDVRRLAGELETAAPAAATPSAPPAFATGLFALADQDEAARTPVVRGDYQGITTQAQLDDLVATLRAQTMISIDTETTGLERDAKLCGISVAWKAGHGVYIPTLSPSPDQHLDLETVLAAMKPILEDPSIPKCGHNMKFDAGVLLRNGIALQGAAFDTMLAGQLVAPGQSSYKLDHMAQTMLGYTMIPINEIIGEGELQTSIDKAPLDKVVTYAAEDADIALRLTEFMLPQLEEVGMTALIRDVESPLAVILAEMERNGITCDPAELLRQGDALAIRVEELRAEVLAAAGCEFHLDSPRQLAEVLFEKLGLASGKKTKTGYSTSVDVLEKLVASEDKNDPRTSVPRLILEYRQLTKLISTYMGNLRDAVHPETGRIHSSFHQLMTATGRLASQNPNLQNIPVRSEVGRQVRKAFVAPDGYRLICADYSQVELRLLAHLSGDEALIDAFARDQDIHTAVAAQVFGVSEDAVSRTQRGQAKTINFGIIYGVTAYGLARRIDGLEVDAATQLISDYKKRFPGIDKFLQKCCQEALEQGYVATLLGRRRAIPEISSSNGHTRSLGERLAINSVVQGSAADLIKVAMVNVQKRISRDKLPTKLLLQIHDELIFESPVELADEHAALIREEMERSMELRVPLRAEAGIGADWMSAK comes from the coding sequence ATGCCAGAAACACTCTATCTAATCGACGGCTACGCCCAGATCTTCCGTTCTTATTTCGCCATTCGCGGCGGCATGACCAGTTCCGTGACCGGAGAGCCGACGCAGGCGGTCTTTGGTTTTACGGGGATGTTGCTGAAGCTGTTTTCGGTTTTCAACCCGCATTATGTCGTCGTTGCCATTGATGCGCCGGGCAAAACGTTTCGCGACGAGATGTTCCCGGAGTACAAGGCGACGCGCAATCCGACGCCGGAGGATCTCACGGCGCAGATCCCGCGCGTGCTGGAGATGATTGAGCTCTTTGGCATTCCGGCTATCAGTAAGCCTGGTCTGGAGGCGGACGACGTCATTGCGACGATTGTCCAGCGCATTCTAGACAACCCGGAGTATAACGACGTTCAGATCCGGATCGTCTCGAAGGACAAAGATCTGGAGCAGTTGCTTGGGGACCGAGTCGCGATGTTCGATATCCATACGGACACGACGATCGATGTGCCGGCGCTGCTGGCGAACAAGGGCGTCACGCCCGAACAGGTCATCGATGTGCTGGCGCTGACGGGGGATACGGTGGACAATGTGCCCGGCGTGCCGGGGATTGGTCCGAAGACGGCGGTGCAGCTGGTGCAGGAGTTTGGCTCAATCGACGGGATTCTCGCGAACCTGGACAAGATCAAGGGGAAGAAGCGGGAGAACCTGGAGGCGGCCGCCGCGCACCTGCCGCTTTCTCGCGCGCTGGTGACGCTGATGCGCGACGCCGAGTTCGACTTTTCTCTGGAGGACGCCCGCGTCAGCCCGCCGCGCCTGGACAAGATCATTCCGATCTTCCAGCAGCTCGGGTTCAATCGCTACCAGACGGACGTGCGGCGGCTGGCCGGCGAGCTGGAGACAGCGGCGCCCGCCGCCGCCACTCCCTCCGCGCCGCCGGCATTCGCCACCGGACTGTTCGCGCTGGCCGATCAGGACGAGGCGGCGCGGACGCCCGTCGTGCGCGGCGATTATCAGGGAATCACCACGCAGGCGCAGCTCGACGATCTCGTAGCGACGCTCCGCGCGCAGACCATGATCAGCATCGATACGGAAACGACCGGGCTGGAGCGCGACGCGAAGCTATGCGGAATCAGCGTCGCCTGGAAGGCGGGACACGGAGTTTATATTCCAACCCTCTCGCCGAGCCCGGATCAGCATCTGGACCTGGAGACGGTCCTTGCGGCGATGAAGCCCATTTTGGAAGATCCCTCCATTCCAAAGTGCGGGCATAACATGAAGTTCGACGCCGGCGTACTGCTGCGCAACGGGATCGCCTTGCAGGGCGCGGCGTTCGACACCATGCTCGCCGGCCAGCTCGTTGCGCCCGGCCAATCGTCTTACAAACTCGACCATATGGCGCAGACGATGCTTGGCTACACGATGATCCCCATCAATGAGATCATCGGCGAAGGGGAACTGCAAACGTCCATCGACAAGGCGCCGCTGGACAAAGTGGTCACCTACGCCGCCGAGGACGCCGATATCGCGCTGCGGCTGACGGAGTTTATGCTGCCGCAGTTGGAAGAAGTCGGCATGACCGCGCTGATCCGGGATGTGGAGTCGCCGCTGGCGGTCATTCTCGCGGAGATGGAGCGCAACGGCATCACCTGCGATCCCGCCGAACTGCTGCGGCAGGGCGACGCCCTTGCGATCCGTGTCGAAGAGCTGCGGGCCGAAGTGCTCGCGGCGGCGGGCTGCGAGTTCCATCTTGACTCGCCGCGTCAATTGGCCGAAGTGCTGTTTGAGAAGCTGGGGTTGGCGTCAGGCAAGAAGACCAAGACGGGGTATTCGACCAGCGTCGATGTTCTGGAAAAGCTAGTCGCCTCCGAGGACAAAAATGATCCACGGACAAGCGTGCCACGCCTGATTCTGGAGTACCGGCAGCTCACCAAGCTCATCAGCACTTACATGGGAAATTTGAGAGACGCCGTGCATCCCGAGACGGGACGGATCCACTCCAGCTTCCACCAACTGATGACGGCCACGGGACGGCTGGCGTCGCAAAACCCGAACCTGCAAAATATTCCCGTGCGCAGCGAAGTCGGACGCCAGGTGCGCAAGGCGTTTGTCGCGCCGGATGGATACCGCCTGATCTGCGCCGACTATTCGCAGGTCGAACTGCGACTGCTCGCGCATCTCAGCGGCGACGAGGCGCTGATCGACGCCTTTGCGCGCGATCAGGACATCCACACCGCTGTCGCCGCCCAGGTCTTCGGCGTGAGCGAGGACGCCGTTTCCCGCACGCAGCGCGGCCAGGCGAAAACGATCAACTTCGGCATTATCTACGGCGTCACGGCGTATGGATTGGCCCGCCGCATCGACGGCCTCGAAGTGGACGCCGCCACGCAATTGATCTCAGACTACAAGAAGCGCTTCCCCGGAATCGACAAATTTCTCCAAAAGTGCTGCCAGGAGGCGCTGGAGCAGGGTTACGTAGCGACATTGCTCGGACGCCGCCGCGCGATTCCCGAAATCTCCTCCTCCAACGGGCACACCCGCAGCCTGGGCGAGCGCCTCGCGATCAACTCCGTGGTGCAGGGAAGCGCCGCCGACCTGATCAAAGTCGCCATGGTCAATGTCCAGAAGCGCATCTCGCGCGATAAGCTTCCGACCAAGCTCCTCTTGCAGATCCACGATGAACTGATCTTCGAATCGCCGGTGGAGCTCGCGGACGAGCACGCCGCTCTGATTCGCGAGGAAATGGAGCGCTCCATGGAGCTGCGCGTTCCCCTGCGCGCCGAAGCCGGCATCGGCGCGGACTGGATGTCCGCGAAATAG